The following are from one region of the Candidatus Neomarinimicrobiota bacterium genome:
- the rplU gene encoding 50S ribosomal protein L21 — protein MYAIIQIAGKQFKVKPGMVLNVPTLDAEPGNKVNVERVLAYSDGKSLEVGTPVLTNVDIDGTVVAHGRAKKIIVFKKKRRKGYQKKQGHRQ, from the coding sequence ATGTACGCAATTATCCAAATTGCAGGGAAACAGTTCAAGGTGAAACCTGGCATGGTCCTGAACGTTCCCACACTCGATGCTGAACCTGGTAATAAGGTCAATGTCGAGCGCGTACTGGCTTACTCTGACGGTAAAAGTCTTGAGGTTGGCACACCTGTGCTAACCAATGTTGACATCGACGGAACAGTTGTGGCTCATGGTCGCGCTAAGAAAATCATCGTCTTCAAGAAGAAACGCCGCAAGGGTTACCAGAAGAAACAAGGACACCGCCAG
- a CDS encoding prolipoprotein diacylglyceryl transferase, producing the protein MVFNVTQQWLEAHINIWHFFGYLNVLLSTGVLLFMGYKRGWDHTRWTLLVTSFIFGTGLGTMFLPSIIGALLGGLLVFMLAKHLLQFPHPTADLFTIYAIIFIGIGRLGCLFSGCCFGTPTDLPWGIAYGLGNLSHWLHFHTGQINDINGSSLNIHPVQLYESLFLLLGALPAALQAMRRKIDGRIILSGFISSYFLFRFGIEFIRDMSNVWWSEVYFGPVSLFQIFLLGISALNLIYIVRLSMYLLAEISLLKHFSTNPQKAISPILFTMFMGTILLSNHFQRIQIILLLILLAGLVYLRVSTYLASQSILNLRFSPQTFGALGLLLLFSTNTFLASPDQDESPLVSKSKWLYGINENNQKLVRIGNQNLTFNNYARVKKVLSKQNGIFFEDSTLHRQAMQDLQTPRLSYSVGGSFTKFEYERVSCGGESMTETVTSSSLIAVIDKEKAVNNRMSSYLNGRLEYSSGTFQTDDEPSRGYRYAFGVVNAGLEREIIGGGLGLGVAYSPGLDGDNVPLIPSLYLRLGPREFHLEAGLNDRYYVQPGFANIRFSLGHKSTRGQSYQVGIGNRGPLLFVTSGPYATVSNLQLGNLPKLDLTFHMIGEGYGFSTTVGFKFPRHSRAGR; encoded by the coding sequence ATGGTATTCAATGTGACCCAACAATGGCTGGAAGCGCATATCAATATTTGGCATTTTTTCGGTTACCTGAATGTCTTGTTGTCCACTGGCGTCCTGCTTTTTATGGGTTACAAACGAGGGTGGGATCACACGCGTTGGACACTCCTGGTCACATCATTCATTTTTGGAACCGGTTTGGGTACCATGTTCCTCCCCAGCATTATAGGAGCACTTCTTGGAGGTCTCCTGGTTTTCATGCTGGCAAAACACCTCCTACAATTTCCTCACCCTACTGCAGATCTATTTACCATCTATGCTATAATATTTATCGGTATTGGTCGCCTTGGATGTCTTTTTTCTGGTTGCTGTTTCGGAACCCCAACCGACCTACCGTGGGGAATAGCATATGGCCTGGGCAATCTGTCTCATTGGCTGCATTTCCATACAGGTCAGATCAATGATATAAATGGCTCCAGTCTGAATATTCATCCTGTCCAACTCTATGAATCATTATTCCTTCTTTTAGGAGCCTTACCTGCAGCGCTTCAAGCGATGCGGCGAAAAATCGACGGACGAATAATTCTGTCCGGGTTCATAAGCAGCTACTTCCTGTTTCGCTTCGGCATTGAATTTATTCGCGACATGAGCAATGTCTGGTGGAGCGAAGTCTATTTTGGTCCTGTATCACTGTTCCAAATCTTTCTTCTTGGCATAAGCGCTTTGAACCTGATCTACATTGTCCGACTTTCCATGTATCTACTGGCTGAGATTTCACTGCTTAAGCACTTCAGTACCAACCCCCAAAAGGCTATATCCCCCATACTCTTCACTATGTTTATGGGAACCATTCTGCTGTCAAATCATTTCCAACGAATCCAAATCATCCTTCTATTGATTCTTTTGGCAGGATTGGTTTATCTGAGAGTCTCAACTTATTTAGCGTCCCAATCAATTCTGAATCTGCGTTTTTCACCGCAGACATTTGGAGCACTGGGACTCCTTCTCCTGTTTAGCACCAATACGTTTCTGGCTTCACCTGATCAGGATGAATCTCCCCTGGTAAGCAAAAGTAAATGGCTCTATGGGATAAACGAAAACAACCAAAAGCTGGTCCGCATTGGCAATCAAAATTTGACCTTCAATAATTATGCTCGTGTCAAGAAAGTCTTGAGCAAACAGAACGGTATTTTCTTTGAGGATTCTACCCTCCACAGGCAAGCAATGCAGGATTTACAGACACCTCGCCTAAGCTATTCAGTTGGCGGAAGCTTTACGAAATTTGAATATGAACGGGTTTCCTGTGGTGGGGAAAGCATGACAGAGACAGTGACCTCCAGCAGTCTTATTGCAGTAATCGATAAAGAGAAAGCAGTGAACAATCGCATGTCGTCATACTTGAATGGCCGGTTAGAATACAGTTCCGGGACGTTTCAAACTGATGACGAACCATCCCGTGGCTATAGATATGCTTTTGGTGTGGTCAATGCTGGTCTCGAGCGGGAAATTATTGGTGGTGGATTGGGTCTTGGTGTGGCTTACAGCCCAGGACTTGATGGTGACAATGTACCCTTGATTCCTAGTCTGTATTTAAGACTGGGACCCCGTGAATTCCACCTGGAAGCAGGGCTCAATGATCGCTACTATGTCCAACCCGGATTCGCAAATATTCGTTTTAGTCTGGGCCATAAATCAACCCGGGGACAGAGTTATCAAGTGGGCATAGGGAACCGCGGACCCTTACTTTTCGTCACGAGTGGACCGTATGCGACTGTATCTAACCTGCAGCTTGGGAATCTTCCTAAACTGGATCTGACTTTTCACATGATCGGTGAGGGTTATGGTTTTTCTACAACTGTGGGTTTCAAATTCCCCAGGCACTCCAGAGCAGGGCGCTGA
- a CDS encoding serine hydrolase: protein MHFRRCGQVVILLSILMFVGGCSSTKKSSSIDVKTLEQNLNNLVTPFRGDVGIYAKNLKTGEEIAINADVLFPTASTVKVPILLTLFQKIQNGDIDYDSTFIWSADVVNYSDDGLLSCFKDSSSISLTKIISLMITYSDNLASLWCQQLSGGGIEINLWLDAYGFTQTRMNSRTPDRQDDWEIYGWGQTTPREMAGMVQLIHENKAVSPWASEEMYRYLTRIYWDDEALSSIPRTVQVASKQGAVNASRSEVLLVNAPRGDYVFCMITKNQEDESWGEDNEGYVLLREVSALLWSAWGI, encoded by the coding sequence ATGCATTTTCGTAGATGCGGCCAAGTTGTCATCCTGCTGAGCATACTCATGTTTGTTGGAGGTTGCTCATCGACGAAAAAATCATCATCAATCGATGTGAAAACCTTAGAGCAGAATCTCAACAATCTGGTCACACCTTTCAGGGGAGATGTCGGGATTTACGCCAAAAATCTGAAGACCGGTGAGGAAATAGCCATCAATGCTGATGTTCTTTTTCCCACTGCCAGCACGGTCAAAGTGCCCATCTTACTCACACTCTTCCAAAAAATACAAAATGGCGATATTGATTACGATTCAACCTTTATCTGGTCCGCTGATGTGGTGAATTACTCAGATGATGGCCTGTTGAGTTGTTTTAAGGACAGTTCAAGCATTTCACTGACTAAAATCATTTCTCTCATGATCACATACAGCGACAATCTGGCCAGTTTGTGGTGCCAGCAATTATCAGGAGGAGGGATTGAGATCAATCTGTGGCTGGATGCCTATGGTTTCACCCAGACCCGCATGAATTCCCGCACACCGGATCGCCAGGATGATTGGGAGATTTACGGATGGGGGCAAACCACACCTCGGGAAATGGCCGGAATGGTCCAATTAATTCATGAGAATAAGGCAGTCTCCCCCTGGGCCAGCGAAGAGATGTATCGCTATTTAACCAGAATCTACTGGGATGATGAAGCACTGTCATCCATTCCCCGGACGGTTCAGGTTGCATCCAAACAGGGAGCCGTAAATGCCTCACGCTCGGAAGTGCTTCTGGTAAACGCTCCCCGGGGTGATTATGTGTTTTGTATGATCACCAAGAATCAGGAAGACGAATCCTGGGGTGAGGACAATGAAGGCTATGTGCTCCTGCGGGAAGTCAGCGCCCTGCTCTGGAGTGCCTGGGGAATTTGA
- a CDS encoding dCMP deaminase family protein: MVKNRTSWDKYFMQIALDVATRSTCDRKFVGAVIVRDKMILSTGYNGSIRGLPHCDEVGHEMDNGHCVRTVHAEANAIVQAARNGAGIEGADIYVTASPCYNCFKLIANSGIKRIFYGELYRDERIKTHAKEAQIELIHLAE, from the coding sequence ATGGTAAAAAATAGAACCTCCTGGGATAAATATTTCATGCAAATTGCTCTGGATGTTGCCACGCGATCCACCTGTGATCGTAAATTTGTGGGTGCCGTTATTGTCCGCGACAAAATGATTCTATCAACAGGATACAATGGCTCCATCCGTGGTTTACCCCATTGTGATGAAGTTGGCCATGAAATGGATAACGGTCACTGTGTACGCACTGTCCATGCTGAAGCGAACGCTATCGTTCAGGCTGCCAGAAATGGTGCTGGTATTGAGGGGGCAGATATCTATGTCACAGCCAGTCCCTGCTACAACTGTTTCAAGCTTATCGCGAATTCTGGTATCAAGCGTATTTTTTATGGTGAATTGTATCGAGATGAAAGAATTAAAACCCACGCCAAAGAAGCTCAGATCGAGCTGATTCATCTAGCTGAATAG
- a CDS encoding asparaginase translates to MKSLITQVTRSGHVESFHVGYGVIVDATGKIVRAYGDTEYLTYVRSSAKPLQAMAVLRSGAYDDFKFTPEELAVICSSHSGEPVHTETVSRIFSKAGIGPDLLACGIHPPIHRESAQALQNAGITPQQIHNNCSGKHSGMLATAVQLGHAPLDYLNPEHPVQQYIYDIVKEYTASDHIHRGVDGCSAPVFHLPLQKVAMAFARISQQENQESRQIFQAMNGHPHLVGGEGRFDTALMESYPERIMSKGGAEAVSAAGFIMPDGQVYGLAVKVLDGNYRAIGQMVLKLLEDIGFAKEPLSEKLMKWWQPELKNHAQLVIGTTKTIISE, encoded by the coding sequence ATGAAATCACTGATCACCCAGGTTACAAGATCGGGTCATGTTGAAAGCTTCCATGTGGGTTATGGGGTTATTGTTGATGCTACTGGCAAAATTGTCAGAGCCTATGGTGATACAGAATACTTAACCTATGTCCGTTCATCTGCTAAACCCCTTCAGGCAATGGCAGTTTTACGTTCAGGTGCCTACGACGATTTCAAGTTTACTCCAGAAGAATTGGCCGTCATTTGCTCCTCCCATAGTGGTGAACCTGTTCACACTGAAACCGTATCCCGAATCTTTTCGAAAGCAGGGATCGGCCCAGACCTCCTGGCCTGTGGCATTCATCCCCCCATTCACAGAGAGAGTGCCCAGGCACTTCAAAATGCCGGTATAACTCCGCAGCAAATTCACAATAACTGCTCGGGGAAGCACTCTGGCATGTTGGCCACCGCAGTTCAATTGGGACATGCTCCGCTGGACTATTTGAATCCAGAACATCCCGTGCAACAATACATCTACGACATTGTGAAAGAATACACCGCTTCTGATCATATTCATCGAGGAGTGGACGGTTGCTCGGCTCCGGTTTTTCACCTGCCACTCCAAAAAGTTGCCATGGCTTTTGCTCGAATAAGCCAGCAGGAGAATCAGGAAAGTCGCCAGATATTTCAGGCCATGAATGGTCATCCCCATCTGGTTGGCGGTGAGGGTCGTTTTGATACAGCACTCATGGAAAGTTATCCAGAGAGAATTATGTCCAAGGGGGGTGCTGAAGCTGTTTCAGCAGCCGGTTTTATCATGCCTGACGGCCAGGTCTATGGTCTGGCTGTGAAAGTTCTTGATGGTAATTACCGGGCCATAGGGCAGATGGTGCTGAAGCTATTGGAAGACATTGGCTTTGCCAAAGAGCCCTTGTCCGAGAAGCTGATGAAATGGTGGCAACCGGAATTAAAAAATCATGCCCAGCTTGTCATTGGCACAACCAAAACGATCATTTCAGAATAA